From the genome of Mucilaginibacter paludis DSM 18603:
AAGGGTTGTTTAGAAGCTTATCATTAGCATCATTTATATCCTGCTCAATTAGCTTAATTAACCCGTCAGGCGATGGCCATCCTTGAAGTGGTCTAGCTGTATTATTTTTATATCTAACGTCAAGAAACCATATTCCGCTTTTTGTTTTGATTTGTTCAAGATACGCTCTTCCGTTGGTTGAGAATAGGAAAGGAACTTTATACTCTCTCCATTCTCCAATCAGCTTTCCTCCGAAATTATTACTTGCAAGCCCCGAATATATTTTTGATTGGCGAAGATCAGTCGAAATATCATTTGCGTATTTTTTGGCCTCTGCAATGCCATATAACTCTGTACCAATAAATAATGCATAGTCAGCCCATAAGGTTCCGACAGGCCATTCTGCAATAGCCATGTTTTTCCCACGTTGAGGAATTGTTTTTTTCGATTTGTAGTTAAATGCGATTGAATCTGTTTCCCAACCCGCCAACCTTAATTGAACATCAATTATTTCTCTGGTTTCAGCTTCGGACATTTCAATTTTCTTAACAGCTATTTCCGAACGCTGCTGAATGATTTGAAGTTTTTCTTCTGAAATACCTTTTATTTCTCTTTCCGATAGTACCGCATTAAACTTTGCCTCTAATTCGCTGTAATCAGTTTCCAGTAGATGTAAAGCGTGTCTAGCGTCTAAATTTTCAGGAACGTGAAATTTCAAATTGTTTACATCAGCATTCTCTTTAGAATAAGTAGAGTAGAACCATTTAGCCAACTTAAAAGACGAAAAGAGGTTATATTTTGCATCCTCAAATGTTCCTTTACTTTGGTGAACGGCAACATTGCCCTTATCCTTTATAGTAAATAAGATATCGTTTATCGTTGATGGTAATATTTTCTCAAACCAAAGAACTTTGATTCTATTGTGAAAGGTGTTATCAAAAGGAAAGTCTAGTGAATGCTCCTCGAAGACGATTTCTGTAATTCGTTCGCCAAATTGTCTTAACTTAAATAAGCTTACAACGGGATCTGCGTTTAAGTTTAGTTCAGCCGAATTACCAATATTGAAGAGGATAGGGAATTCCTTCTCGAGAAACTGGAAATTGGACTCTTGCATTTAAGGTTTGTTTTTATCGGTGAATTTATAATAAAGTATTCAATTATTAATTTTACCGCTTAAAATTCTAAGAGCAATATCTAAATAGACGTATTATTCAATCTTAACATTTCGAAAATCGTCAAGTAAGCGAAATTAATTAATGTCCAAAGCAAGCATATTGTTAGCAATAGTTTATCTCGTTCATCCTTACGCAATAGCGAGGTTGCTGTCGAAATGGAAACAACCACGATCTCGCCTGTTAAAATTGCACATAACACCTTAGTTCCTAATGAATTTCACTTTTATTTTTCAGCTATTTAATAGATCAATCAAGGTTACATTCAAGTTCCATAAGTAAATTAATCTCTAATCTATTTAACAAAAACACCTACCTCGTACATAAGGTGTGATAAAATTATTTCACCCTTTCTCACATTTGCTATGCTAAATTTTAAGCTATGGCAAATAACAATGAACACCAAAATGACTTTCCTAAAGTTCACCGTGATCAATTGATCACGGTGAAGGACTTGATTGATTTTAAACAACAGCTTATTGTTGACATTAAGAAGCTGCTCAAAGAGCAGACTGGTCATCCAGGCCATCAATGGCTGAAAGCCTTTGAGATCAAAAAGATGCTCCGGCTCTCCGAAAGCAAGCTGCAATACC
Proteins encoded in this window:
- a CDS encoding helix-turn-helix domain-containing protein, coding for MANNNEHQNDFPKVHRDQLITVKDLIDFKQQLIVDIKKLLKEQTGHPGHQWLKAFEIKKMLRLSESKLQYLRDKGVIPFKKLGGVTYYNLEEIESLMHSGKLNDQMKMA